The DNA window ACAGCTGTAATAATATGGCTGCCAATCTTACAAAACTGATGAACAAGAGTAAAGCCTCCTAATATCGCATAGTCATCGATCGATACATGACCTGCAAGAGATGTGTTGTTTGCTAGTATGGTGTGATTTTTAATTTCGCAATCATGAGCAATATGAACATAAGCCATAATCCAATTATCATTGCCTATTTTTGTTAGACTTTGATCTTGGGCAGTGCCTCGATTAAAAGTGCAGAATTCTCTAATTGTATTATTATCACCAATCTCTAAAAATGTTTTTTCTTGATTATATTTCTTGTCCTGAGGAGATTCACCAATTGAACTGTAGTGATATATATGATTATTTTTACCGATGGTAGTATTTCCAGTAATTGTCACATGATTGCCAATTACAGATCCCGCTCCAATACTTACATCGCCATCAATAATAGAGTACGGGCCAACTTTAACGCTGGAATCTAAATTAGCTTTGGAATTAATAATTGCTGTAGGATGAATCAAAATAATATTACAACTTTATAAGTTTATTTTTTTTCGATAGGCTTTAAAATGCACATCATACTTGCTTCAGCAACGACTTCATCATTAACTTTAGCAACAGCAATATACTTCCATATACCTTTTAGGACACGATCAATTTTCACATGAATAATTAGTTGGTCACCAGGGGAAACTGGTTTTTTAAAACGTGCATTGTCTATTCCAGCAAAATAATATACTGAATCGTCTGATGGTTTTGTATCCATTGTTTTAAAAGACAAAATAGCTGCAGCTTGGGCCATTGCTTCTACAATTAAAACACCTGGCATTACAGGATAATAAGGGAAATGTCCTGGGAAAAAAGGCTCATTAATTGAAACATTCTTGATAGCAAAAATTTCCTTCCCGAGCTCCATTGAAATAATCCTATCAATAAGTACAAAAGGATATCTATGGGGTAAGTGATTTAAAATTTCATGTATATCCATTGCAGTATTTTCAGCCATCTTTGCCATTCCTGTTATTTTAATCTTCTAATTTTTGCTGCAGTTTTAAGCCATGCTTCATGAGGTTGAAAAGGCATCAGCGCAGTATATGTGCCAGAATTTTTTATTGATCTTGTAATCATTGAGCCGGGCGATATAGTGACATTGTCTACAATTGACAAGTGTCCTAAGATCATAGCAGCCCCTCCGATAGCACAATTTTTTCCAATTTTAGCACTGCCTGCAATACCTACACAGCCTGCGATTATCGTATTTTCACCAATAATGCAGTTGTGTCCAATCTGTACTAAATTATCGATTTTAACGCCACTAGAGATAATAGTATCATCTAAAGCGCCACGATCTATGGTTGAATTTGAGCCGATATCAACGTTATCACCTAAGACAACTTTTCCTATTTGAGGAATAGCAAACCATTTATCATTATCTTTTGCATAGCCAAAACCATCCGATCCTAGGACACAACCTGCATAAATAGTACAATTTTTACCGATAATTGTATTCGTCTTTATTACAACATTAGGATGAATAATTGAATTGTCACCGATAACAATATCACTTTCAATTATGACTCCTGCATGGACCACAACGCCATCAGCAATAGAAACATTTTCTTCGATAACAACATTTGGGCCAATAAAGATATCTTGTCCCAATTTGCAAGTAGGATGAATGATTGCAGACTTATGAATCTCTTTTTTTAGTGCTTTACTAGGATTTAATAGTCGAGATACTTTTGCAAAGTATAAATATGGATTGTTTGAAATTATTGCTGGACCCTTACGAAATGCTAGGCCTTCGCTATTAGTTATAACAATAGCTGCTTTTGTAATTTTTAATAAATCTTGGTATTTAGGGTTATTAAAAAAAGAAACTGAATTTTGATGAGAAGATTCAAGGGAAGCAGCAGAGTCAATAAGTATATTTGAATCACCTATTAACTCACCACCTAATTTCTTTACTAGATCACCAGATGTGATTATTTGGCCCATACGAACAAATTAGGCCAATAACTATTTTTTGCCTAATGATTTTAAAATCTTGTCTGTAATATCAATTTTTTCGCTAGCATAAGCAACGCCATTGTATAGAACAAGATCAAAGCTTTCTGCTTTAGCTACTGAAGTTACAGCTTTATTAATCTGCTCTTGAAGACCGCCGAGCTCTTCATTTCTTCTGATATTTATATCTTCTCTAAGTTCGCGTTCTTTACGTTGAACATCGACACGAAGTTGCGAAAGTGATTTTTCTTTATTGTCACGCTCAGATTCTTTCATTGTTAGAGCATCCTTAGCAAATGCAGCTTCTTTATCTTTTAAAGATTTTACATCTGCTTTTAATTTGTCAGTGCGAGCACTAAATTCTTTTTCTAACTTTTTATTGCTTTCTATAGTTTGTGGCGCCTCTTGAAGAATTTTATCTACTTGAACAAATCCTATTTTAAGTTCAGCAAAAGCCGCTGGGCTTGTAAGAAAGATGGTTGATAAAACAAGACTTTTAACTAAACACTTAAATTTCACTTCACTACTCCTAAAGATTTAAAATTAATCAACTTAAAACTGTTGACCCATTTGGAACTGAAAAACCTCTGTTCTATCTGTGGGTTTATCATTAAATGGTTGTGCTATTACCAGTTTCAAAGGGCCAAAAGGTGATATCCACATTACGCCGAGACCTGCAGAATATCTCAATGAGGATAACTTGATGGGTTCGGATTCTTCATATACATTACCAGCATCAATGAAAGCACTCAAGCGAAATTGATTGTTATTTTTCAGAAATGGAATAGGCATAAATAGTTCTGCACTTCCGACTAATTGTTTGGTGCCCCCTAAAAACATATCTCTTCCTTGGTTTTGACTTCCGCATGAGGTGTCTCCAGCAGGACAGACAGGTCCAACAGCGGATATTCGATAACCCCGAAGTGAATTGACGCCACCTACATAAAAGTTTTTAAAGAAAGGGAATTCTTTTCCTCCATAGCTATTCGCATACCCTGCTTGGCCGTTAATCATAAAAGTAAGATCGTTTGTAATTTCCTTGTATACACTCTCCTGGAAGGTTAATTTATACATTTGAATGTCAAGCCCTGGGGTTGAAACTTCTGCATTTACTCGTCTTAATCCACCTTTTTTTGGAAATAAAATATCGTCACGACTATCTTCTGTCCAACCGACTGAAGCAGTTAGGGAATTCATGGAGCAGCCGGTGGCATTTAAATCTCCCGTCACTGATTTGCAATAGTTAATAAACCTTCGAGGTGCTAAATCTGATAGATTTTGAACTTCTGTATTGTCTAAGGTTAACCCATATGAAAAAGCATTCCTTTCTGTAAAAGGCACGCTAAACCTAAACCCTGCACCAAATGATGAAGTATCGTAAGTTGCAAATGTTATCCTTGAAGCATTCATATCCCGACGATAAACGTCGTAAGTTAAGGCAACTCCCTCAGGCGTAAAAAATGGCTGAGTCATACTTAAAGCATAGGTTCGGTTTATCCGCCCTGTATTTACCTGAGCTGAAACTCTGTCGCCTGTGCCAAGAAAATTAGCTTGGGTAACATTAAAGCTTCCTATAACCCCTTCTTGGTTGCTAAGACCTGCTCCAAACATAATGCTACCAGTATTTCTTTCGGTAACTTTGACCTTGAGATCAACCTGATCAGTTGTACCAGGCACAGCGGGTGTTTCAATATTCGTGTCACTAAAAAATTGTGTTCTTCTGAGTCGCTCTTTAGAGCGTTCAATTTTATCTGCTGCATACCAACCGGATTCAACCTGTCTAAATTCGCGACGAATAACTTCGTCACGCGTTCTTGTATTGCCTTCAATATCTATTCTTCTAACATAAACTTTGCGCCCAGGATCAACAAAGAAAGTAAATGAGGCTGTATGTTCATCTTTATTGATGTCAGGAATCGCATTAACGTTAGAAAAAGCAAAGCCATCATTTCCTAAACGATTGTTCATGGCTTTGGTTGTTTCCGTAACCTTTTCACGATTAAAAATATCATCTTTTTTAATTCTAATGAGTTTCTGTAGTTCATTTTCAGGAACTTGAAGAAGGTCGCCTGCTAACTTAACATCAGAAACTTTATATTTAGAGCCCTCAGATATATTAATAGTAATAAAAACATCCTCTTTATCTGGGGTGATTGATACCTGAGTAGAGTCGATACTAAATTCCAGATATCCGCGATTCATATAAAATGATTTGAGTGTTTCAAGATCCGCAGTTAATTTTTGTTTTGAGTATTGATCATCTTTATACCACCAGGATAACCAGTTTGTCGTTTGAAGTTGAAACTGGGATACAAGATCTAATTTTTGATAGACTTGATTCCCAACAATATTGATTTCTTTGATTCTTGAAATAATGCCTTCTTCAATATCAAATCTTATGGCTACTCTATTTCTTTCTAGCGGGGATGTTGTTGTTTTAACTGATGCTGTGTATTTTCCAAGAGATAAATATTGTTTTTTTATTTCTTGTTCCAAAAATTCAAGCTTTGTTTTGTCGTAAATTTGGCCTTCAACAAGCCCTACACTTTTTAAACTTTCTTTCAACTTATCAGTTTGAAACATTTTATTTCCTGAAAATTGAATATCAGCAATTGAGGGTCGCTCTTGAACGGTAATAAGCAGAATATTTTGATCTGCTTCGATTCTAACGTCTTTAAAAAAGCCTGTTCGATAAAGAGATTTGATAGCTTCAGATGACTTATCCTCAGTCATCGTGTCGCCAACTTGCACAGGCAAGTAATTAAATACTGTGCCTGGCTCAGTTCTTTGTAAGCCTTCAATTTTAATATCTTTGATAACAAAAGGCTCCATAGCAAAGGCAACTATGGAAAGAATCAGAAGTGAAACGAATAAAGCTAGTTTAGATCTTAAAGTCATTAGCTTCCTAATAGGTATCGACAGGCGTCATTATACAACGCAATTGCAGTTAGTAAACCCAAAATTAACACTCCAACCCTTTGACTTATCATCATTTTATTGTTCGATAAAGGCTTGCCCATAACAAATTCAAGGAAATAATAAGCCAAATGACCTCCATCCAATAATGGGATAGGCAATAAATTCAATATTCCGATATTCAAACTGATTAGCCCAATAAATTGAACGTAAGGAAGAATGCCTTCTAAAAAAGAAGAAGAGGCCATATGAGCAATTGCCAAAGGTCCACCCAAGTCTTTTAAGTTAGCTTTTTGTGTAAATAAATTCTTGAACGTAGTTAAAGTTAAATTTAAAAAAGTATAGGTTTGACTTAAGGATTTACTTAGAGACTCTAAAAATGTGCTTTTTACTTCAATTAAATTGGGTTTAATATAAGCTTCGTCATAATTCAGTGAAATACCAATTCTTTTTTTCTCTACTTTACTTTCAAAAATATCTTTATTTATATGAATTAATTGAATAATATTTTTTCTTTTTATAGATAAATCATAAGACTTTAACCAATTATTTTGAATGCTATTAACTAGGTCTTGAATGCTTTTTACTTCTATTTGATCAATCATAAGAATTTGATCATTGGGCTTGAGACCTATTTTTTCAGCAATACTTCCTGGCTCAATCGACTGAATTAGAATAGGAATGCCATATGGGAATAGAT is part of the Candidatus Methylopumilus rimovensis genome and encodes:
- the fabZ gene encoding 3-hydroxyacyl-ACP dehydratase FabZ; this translates as MAENTAMDIHEILNHLPHRYPFVLIDRIISMELGKEIFAIKNVSINEPFFPGHFPYYPVMPGVLIVEAMAQAAAILSFKTMDTKPSDDSVYYFAGIDNARFKKPVSPGDQLIIHVKIDRVLKGIWKYIAVAKVNDEVVAEASMMCILKPIEKK
- the lpxA gene encoding acyl-ACP--UDP-N-acetylglucosamine O-acyltransferase, whose translation is MLIHPTAIINSKANLDSSVKVGPYSIIDGDVSIGAGSVIGNHVTITGNTTIGKNNHIYHYSSIGESPQDKKYNQEKTFLEIGDNNTIREFCTFNRGTAQDQSLTKIGNDNWIMAYVHIAHDCEIKNHTILANNTSLAGHVSIDDYAILGGFTLVHQFCKIGSHIITAVNTVVFKDIPPYVIASGYDAKPNGINAEGLKRRGFDPKIVAKIKEAYKVLYRQGLSLNEAEEKIKILSKETEELNLYIDFIAKSTRGIIR
- the lpxD gene encoding UDP-3-O-(3-hydroxymyristoyl)glucosamine N-acyltransferase produces the protein MGQIITSGDLVKKLGGELIGDSNILIDSAASLESSHQNSVSFFNNPKYQDLLKITKAAIVITNSEGLAFRKGPAIISNNPYLYFAKVSRLLNPSKALKKEIHKSAIIHPTCKLGQDIFIGPNVVIEENVSIADGVVVHAGVIIESDIVIGDNSIIHPNVVIKTNTIIGKNCTIYAGCVLGSDGFGYAKDNDKWFAIPQIGKVVLGDNVDIGSNSTIDRGALDDTIISSGVKIDNLVQIGHNCIIGENTIIAGCVGIAGSAKIGKNCAIGGAAMILGHLSIVDNVTISPGSMITRSIKNSGTYTALMPFQPHEAWLKTAAKIRRLK
- the rseP gene encoding RIP metalloprotease RseP; protein product: MIIFLVFILTISIVVGIHEFGHFQMARWCNVKVLKFSIGFGKPIFTSFFGKDHTAFVISSIPLGGYVKLLDENHGDSEEKIKKTDLHRTFNRQPLFKRFLIVLAGPLINVFLGILIFFSIYMHGSPQIKPLINEVSHFSEAFKQGLRAGDEIVLIDGEEIKSLNDLQIYLSAHKDPFKILGFKRGGDLFSIHNLFWTNDIHLFPYGIPILIQSIEPGSIAEKIGLKPNDQILMIDQIEVKSIQDLVNSIQNNWLKSYDLSIKRKNIIQLIHINKDIFESKVEKKRIGISLNYDEAYIKPNLIEVKSTFLESLSKSLSQTYTFLNLTLTTFKNLFTQKANLKDLGGPLAIAHMASSSFLEGILPYVQFIGLISLNIGILNLLPIPLLDGGHLAYYFLEFVMGKPLSNNKMMISQRVGVLILGLLTAIALYNDACRYLLGS
- the bamA gene encoding outer membrane protein assembly factor BamA; its protein translation is MTLRSKLALFVSLLILSIVAFAMEPFVIKDIKIEGLQRTEPGTVFNYLPVQVGDTMTEDKSSEAIKSLYRTGFFKDVRIEADQNILLITVQERPSIADIQFSGNKMFQTDKLKESLKSVGLVEGQIYDKTKLEFLEQEIKKQYLSLGKYTASVKTTTSPLERNRVAIRFDIEEGIISRIKEINIVGNQVYQKLDLVSQFQLQTTNWLSWWYKDDQYSKQKLTADLETLKSFYMNRGYLEFSIDSTQVSITPDKEDVFITINISEGSKYKVSDVKLAGDLLQVPENELQKLIRIKKDDIFNREKVTETTKAMNNRLGNDGFAFSNVNAIPDINKDEHTASFTFFVDPGRKVYVRRIDIEGNTRTRDEVIRREFRQVESGWYAADKIERSKERLRRTQFFSDTNIETPAVPGTTDQVDLKVKVTERNTGSIMFGAGLSNQEGVIGSFNVTQANFLGTGDRVSAQVNTGRINRTYALSMTQPFFTPEGVALTYDVYRRDMNASRITFATYDTSSFGAGFRFSVPFTERNAFSYGLTLDNTEVQNLSDLAPRRFINYCKSVTGDLNATGCSMNSLTASVGWTEDSRDDILFPKKGGLRRVNAEVSTPGLDIQMYKLTFQESVYKEITNDLTFMINGQAGYANSYGGKEFPFFKNFYVGGVNSLRGYRISAVGPVCPAGDTSCGSQNQGRDMFLGGTKQLVGSAELFMPIPFLKNNNQFRLSAFIDAGNVYEESEPIKLSSLRYSAGLGVMWISPFGPLKLVIAQPFNDKPTDRTEVFQFQMGQQF
- a CDS encoding OmpH family outer membrane protein, with the protein product MKFKCLVKSLVLSTIFLTSPAAFAELKIGFVQVDKILQEAPQTIESNKKLEKEFSARTDKLKADVKSLKDKEAAFAKDALTMKESERDNKEKSLSQLRVDVQRKERELREDINIRRNEELGGLQEQINKAVTSVAKAESFDLVLYNGVAYASEKIDITDKILKSLGKK